CCGTATGCAAACGGTTCGATGAACAAATCGTCTCGCAATTAAAGAAAGATTACATTGATTCGGGAAAAGCGGCTTATTATTTTGCAAACTTCCCGATCATTCAAGGATCGATGCCTGCCGCATTGGCGTCGGAATCGGTCTATCACCGCCAGCCGGAGTTGTTCTGGCAATTTCATGATGCGTTGTATGCGAATCAAGGACCGGAGGATGAAGATTGGGCCACGGCGGAACGAATAACGAAAATCGGCGTGACGCACGTGGAAGGGTTGAACGGCGATCAATTAATGAAGGACATCCAAAACGAAACGTATAAAACCGCCGTCGAGCAAGACCGGCAAAAAGCGTTGAATCTCGGACTTAACAGTACGCCGAGCGTTTTCGTCAACGGCGAACGCGTGGCGGTGACGAGTTATGAGGCGCTGAAAGCGGTGATTGACCAAGCCTATGACAAAGCAAAGTAAGGGTGAATCGATGCGTCGAATGCGAATTTTGATGATCGTCACGGCCGCACTTTTGCTTGCAGCAGCGGCAAGTTTTACGCTGTTAAAGGCAATGGGCGGAAACGAAGACAGCGGCGAGCCGCCGAAGGCGGCAACGGAAGATGATGAGAAGCTTTCTTTTCGCTACAAAGAGCAGCCGATGCTTGGGGATCCGGACGCTCCTGTGAAAATCGTTGAGTTCGGCGACTACCGCTGCATCGTCTGCTACCGTTTCGACCAGAAATTTTTTCCGAAGCTGAAAGAACAATTTATCGATACTGGAAAAGCTGCATTCTATTTCGTAAACGATCCGATTCTTGGTAAAGGCTCGGTGCGCATCGCACTTGCGGCGGAGTCGGTTTATCATCGCCGTCCGGACGCCTTTTGGGACTATCACGAAGCGATTTACGCGAATCAAGGGCCTGAAGATGAAGCGTGGGCAACGACGGATTTTCTCGTTCAGTTGGCGGCGGAAACTGTTCCGGAAATAGATCGGCAAACGTTGCGGAGAGATATTGAAGAAGGTACGTATTTACAGGCGGTCAAACGAGATGCGGAAAAAGCGCAAGCGCTCGGCATCGAAGGGACACCGACAGTCTATGTGAACGGCCGAATGTTAACTTGGGACGAAACGTCGCATTATGATCAACTTTCACAAATTATCTCGGCGGCGTATGAAAAGGCGGCGAACTAATGGAAACGAGAAACGAAGAAGCGTCTTTTTCCCTTTATTTCGCATGGCTCGTTGCGGTCATCGCGACGGGGGGCAGTTTGTACTTCAGCGAAATTGCCGGTTATGTGCCGTGTGAACTGTGTTGGTACCAGAGAATTTTTATGTATCCGCTCGTCATCATCCTCGGTATTGCCAGCTTTAAAGGCGCGCGGTCGATTACCACTTACGTGTTGCCGCTGAGCATTATCGGAGGTTGTTTCTCCATTTATCATTACTCGGAGCAAAAGTTCGGTACGCCGTCTTTTTGCACGGGAACGGTCCCTTGCAGCGGGGAATACATCAATTGGCTCGGATTCATCACGATTCCGCTGCTCGCGCTTACCGCTTTTCTGCTGATTACGCTGTTTTTGTTGATGGCGAGACGAAATCACTAACAGGAATGTTTGTTCGCAAAAAGGACAAGCCGTCGACAGAAAGCCTTGCGAATTTGTTGCATAATGCCGGTTTTACAAGAAATTGATAGAAATATTACATAGGATATTGGTCCTAGGCCGACTTTGTAATCTACTGTTAAACGATTGTAAGCTTCCTACAATTGCTATGAAATACTCCCCTAGTACAATGAGCATTGTGCGAATGAAGGCACACAATCTCGGAAGAGGGGAGTTCTTTTTTTTATGAAAGGCAACCAAAAACTCAAAACCGTCGTGATGTCGTCAGCTTTGACGGGAATCATGGCAGTAGCCCCAATGGTTACGCACGCATCCGGTTTCGGAGAAAATACATGGATCAAGGGCGATCATGGCAAGCAAATCAAGCCCCTGCAAAAAATCTTGAAGAAATTCGATTACTACGAAGACGACATAGACGGGATTTTCGGTCCGCATACTTACGAAGCGGTGAATGCATTGCAGCTCGATTATGATTTAAACCAGGACGGCATCATCGGACCGGAAACGAAACAGACGCTGAAACAAGTTCTTGAGTACAAAAAGGCTTATGAAAAAGCTCCGAAGCTTGAACTCGGCGACCGCGGCCATACGGTCAAAGTTTTGCAAACGCAGTTGAAAGCCTTGGATTATTATCTCGGCGACCTCGATGGGATTTTCGGGCCGCTTACGGAAAATGCTGTCGAAGGTTTCCAAAAGGCGAACGACGTTGCGGTTGACGGAATCGCCGGACCGAAAACGTACAAAGCCTTGCTTCACAATCCAGTACCTGCGACGAAAGTCGAGAGTGCATCGACGAGCGTCTCGGAAAGTTCTTCATCGGATGAGACGGTCAGCAGGGGTACTGACGTAAGTGCCGACAAAGTATTGTATGTGGAAAGCACAGCTTATACGGCGAATTGCGCAGGGTGCTCCGGCATCACCGCAACGGGCATCAACCTTCTTGAAAATCCGGGTGCAAAAGTGATCGCCGTTGATCCGGACGTCATCCCTCTCGGATCCACCGTTTGGGTCGAAGGGTACGGCTATGCTGTTGCCGGAGACACCGGAGGTGCCATCGACGGCAATCGGATCGACGTCTTCTTCGCCGATCGTTCGGATGCGTTAAATTGGGGACGCAAAGAAGTAAAAGTAAAAATTGTGGACTGACGTCATTTCCTCGGGGAACGCCCCCGGGGAATTTTTTTATCGCCGTTTGATTCTTCCGTTCCCGGCCGAGGAATCCTTTAAACATGGCTGTTGCTTACAGCAGTCCGCCTTTCAATAAGCGCAAAACGTCTTCAGTTTCTTTTTGCAAATACATACGGTCTTTTTCTTGCAGCACTTCATCGTCAAAGCCTTCCCGCACGTACTTCACGAAATCCGCCAGCAACTTTCTCGTGTTCGTGTCGGTCGTTTCGGCCAACCTTTTGATTGCACGCAGCATGCCGACGGTAACCGATATGTCTCCTTTTCCGTAATGGCGAATTTGATACAACCCTTTGTACAAAAAATGTTCCATGTCACGCGTCGAAATCGTCAACCGATGGTTCCCGTCCGGATCGTAAATGTACGGCCCGGGCATCGCGGTTTGCGACAAATGGCTGATAATCGTGCCGATCCGGTTGATGCAATTAATCGCCGTATGCGGATCGTTCACCGCCGGGGATATCGCCCGCAATGCGATTTCCACGAGCTGCTGAATCCCGAATTCAATGTCTTGTTCGCTCGTTCGTTCGGTCGCAAGTTTTACCGCCGTGCGGATTTTGTCTTGGTTTTGATCGTCCAGCGGCTCGTTTCCGGAATAGGCAGCGATTGTCGTTCCGGCCAATACGTAATCGCCGATATGCACTTGCATTTCTATCGTTATGTCGCATGCACGAGCGATTTTCAACAAAGCCCGGAAATTAATCAATTCAATATATCCAGCACTTTTCGCCGGTATGACGTGACGTGCTTTGTTCTTGGCGTCAATGCTTGATTTTGTTTTCGAATTGAAATGCGCTGCTTCGTTTCCGACGTTGTCTACCGTCGTTAACGTCTTTTTCGTAATGTTATCGATCAGGTGGTTCACTTGCACCCATTTTGCTACGTGATGAATGAAATAAATGAAAAACGCGGCACAGCAAATACCGGAGATAACGCTGAACATTGGTGTAATGAGCAAGCTTTTGCTGTTCGATTGGCCCGTGAGCAGGAGGGTGACCGCGTTGTAGACAAACCCCGCGGTAAATACGGCGAGGACTCG
This portion of the Bacillales bacterium genome encodes:
- a CDS encoding thioredoxin domain-containing protein, coding for MSKKKKKNTRNKIPNRTRKTKAGRVQTIMFATLIALIVLIVGVMVYAGVAKHQEDAAGRASFDYSRYPVMGDPDAPVKIVEFGDYKCPVCKRFDEQIVSQLKKDYIDSGKAAYYFANFPIIQGSMPAALASESVYHRQPELFWQFHDALYANQGPEDEDWATAERITKIGVTHVEGLNGDQLMKDIQNETYKTAVEQDRQKALNLGLNSTPSVFVNGERVAVTSYEALKAVIDQAYDKAK
- a CDS encoding thioredoxin domain-containing protein, which translates into the protein MRRMRILMIVTAALLLAAAASFTLLKAMGGNEDSGEPPKAATEDDEKLSFRYKEQPMLGDPDAPVKIVEFGDYRCIVCYRFDQKFFPKLKEQFIDTGKAAFYFVNDPILGKGSVRIALAAESVYHRRPDAFWDYHEAIYANQGPEDEAWATTDFLVQLAAETVPEIDRQTLRRDIEEGTYLQAVKRDAEKAQALGIEGTPTVYVNGRMLTWDETSHYDQLSQIISAAYEKAAN
- a CDS encoding disulfide oxidoreductase, coding for METRNEEASFSLYFAWLVAVIATGGSLYFSEIAGYVPCELCWYQRIFMYPLVIILGIASFKGARSITTYVLPLSIIGGCFSIYHYSEQKFGTPSFCTGTVPCSGEYINWLGFITIPLLALTAFLLITLFLLMARRNH
- a CDS encoding peptidoglycan-binding protein, with the protein product MKGNQKLKTVVMSSALTGIMAVAPMVTHASGFGENTWIKGDHGKQIKPLQKILKKFDYYEDDIDGIFGPHTYEAVNALQLDYDLNQDGIIGPETKQTLKQVLEYKKAYEKAPKLELGDRGHTVKVLQTQLKALDYYLGDLDGIFGPLTENAVEGFQKANDVAVDGIAGPKTYKALLHNPVPATKVESASTSVSESSSSDETVSRGTDVSADKVLYVESTAYTANCAGCSGITATGINLLENPGAKVIAVDPDVIPLGSTVWVEGYGYAVAGDTGGAIDGNRIDVFFADRSDALNWGRKEVKVKIVD
- a CDS encoding DUF2254 domain-containing protein; the protein is VLAFITVHVDFLFSNEQLKTVSPDLLVKNSKLTTTLLSTLAQSILTLTTITFSSIMIVLTTFSGQFSPRTLQTFIADRASQRVLAVFTAGFVYNAVTLLLTGQSNSKSLLITPMFSVISGICCAAFFIYFIHHVAKWVQVNHLIDNITKKTLTTVDNVGNEAAHFNSKTKSSIDAKNKARHVIPAKSAGYIELINFRALLKIARACDITIEMQVHIGDYVLAGTTIAAYSGNEPLDDQNQDKIRTAVKLATERTSEQDIEFGIQQLVEIALRAISPAVNDPHTAINCINRIGTIISHLSQTAMPGPYIYDPDGNHRLTISTRDMEHFLYKGLYQIRHYGKGDISVTVGMLRAIKRLAETTDTNTRKLLADFVKYVREGFDDEVLQEKDRMYLQKETEDVLRLLKGGLL